Proteins encoded in a region of the Stieleria neptunia genome:
- a CDS encoding glycosyltransferase, whose protein sequence is MTSASCSVASPLTVVQLHSHDYGGGAEAVMRLNHRGLESLGHRASAIVANKSGTDSFTRQLTYQRGIPGSRRVAKWMKNATGLQNVYAPSFRSVDALFGESPDVVHLHAMHGAQEWADLAGLARLANNYPLVCSLQDLWWLTGHCAYGMQCERWKTGCGQCPDLQRYPAVPRDGTAWNWRRKKAFLQSHPIHLIAPSDWVKSQCQQSPILRECPITVVPNPIDVQAFTAEDRLGARERLKIPASQKTILIAANHLDSLFKGAREAVEVVNLISDTDTLVILVGRNCDQVADHIKLPSRSLGYKSDVNEMADCYRSADVFVIPSKVETFGLVAAEAVACGTAVVSFHAGGLKEVVESCHGIAVTDGDVVALADATRSLLDADQERISRAQRGRKTVLQNYSPTAHAQGCVDVYRTAIQEQVVK, encoded by the coding sequence GTGACGTCTGCTTCCTGCTCTGTCGCGAGTCCGCTGACCGTTGTTCAGTTGCATTCCCATGACTACGGAGGCGGGGCCGAAGCGGTCATGCGTTTGAATCACCGTGGTTTGGAATCCCTCGGTCATCGGGCATCGGCGATTGTGGCGAATAAATCGGGCACCGATTCGTTTACACGCCAACTGACCTATCAGCGAGGCATACCCGGTAGTCGCCGGGTGGCCAAGTGGATGAAGAATGCGACCGGGCTACAAAACGTCTATGCACCGTCATTTCGATCCGTGGATGCATTGTTTGGGGAATCGCCCGATGTGGTGCATCTGCATGCGATGCATGGGGCACAAGAATGGGCCGACTTGGCCGGGCTGGCCCGCTTGGCGAACAACTATCCACTCGTCTGTAGCCTCCAGGACCTCTGGTGGTTGACCGGCCATTGTGCCTACGGAATGCAATGCGAACGCTGGAAAACCGGTTGTGGACAGTGTCCCGACCTTCAGCGCTATCCTGCGGTGCCGCGAGACGGAACGGCTTGGAACTGGCGACGGAAAAAGGCCTTCTTACAGTCACATCCGATTCATTTGATTGCACCTTCGGATTGGGTCAAGTCGCAGTGTCAGCAGAGCCCGATCTTGCGTGAGTGCCCGATCACCGTGGTGCCAAACCCGATCGATGTCCAGGCCTTTACCGCCGAGGATCGTCTCGGCGCTCGAGAGCGGTTGAAGATCCCTGCATCTCAGAAAACGATTCTGATTGCCGCCAATCACTTGGACAGCCTTTTCAAAGGCGCTCGAGAAGCGGTGGAAGTCGTGAATCTGATCAGCGATACCGATACTCTCGTGATCCTTGTCGGCAGAAACTGCGATCAAGTCGCGGACCACATCAAGCTGCCCAGTCGTTCGCTCGGATACAAGTCCGACGTCAACGAAATGGCCGACTGCTACCGGTCCGCCGATGTCTTTGTGATTCCTTCCAAAGTTGAGACCTTCGGACTCGTTGCGGCCGAAGCGGTCGCGTGTGGCACAGCCGTCGTGTCCTTTCACGCCGGCGGCCTCAAAGAGGTTGTTGAAAGTTGTCACGGAATCGCAGTCACAGACGGAGACGTGGTCGCGTTGGCCGACGCCACCCGCTCATTGCTTGACGCGGATCAGGAACGTATTTCTCGTGCTCAACGGGGCCGGAAAACGGTTCTGCAAAACTATTCGCCGACCGCACACGCTCAAGGCTGTGTCGATGTCTATCGCACGGCCATCCAAGAACAGGTTGTCAAATAA
- a CDS encoding STELLO glycosyltransferase family protein: protein MLHIVITTIQNPTPSVLRLASFLKNGKAQLVVAGDTKGPAEFDLGGIDGFSDRQLEFLDIESQLNSDFRVAPLLPTKHYCRKNIGYLAAMRSNASCIYETDDDNAPLESWAARQEWIDQPRFVSTPRSERPIWINVYKHFSADLIWPRGLPLDQIREPSVVSDAPSSALNRAARESGKLWAPIQQGLADGAPDVDAIWRLVLDREFEFGSGGQSVMLTPGQWCPFNTQSTWWWPAVYPLLYVPSYCSFRMCDIWKSFVAQRCLWELGTGVVFHASEVVQERNPHNLTRDFQDEIPGYLQNHEFATVLESVDLDCKQTSVGSNLRACYAALIAANIFPEKEMPLIDAWLEDVASAVGSQACR, encoded by the coding sequence ATGCTGCACATCGTCATCACAACGATTCAGAATCCGACCCCTAGCGTTTTGCGTCTGGCCAGTTTTCTGAAAAACGGCAAGGCCCAACTCGTCGTCGCCGGGGACACCAAAGGCCCTGCTGAGTTTGACCTGGGTGGGATCGACGGCTTTTCCGATCGCCAGCTTGAATTCCTCGACATCGAATCGCAACTCAACTCGGATTTCAGGGTCGCCCCGCTGCTGCCCACGAAGCACTATTGCCGTAAGAACATCGGATATCTCGCGGCAATGCGTTCGAATGCGTCTTGCATCTACGAAACCGATGATGACAACGCTCCCCTGGAGTCATGGGCCGCGCGGCAAGAATGGATCGATCAACCAAGATTCGTCTCGACACCAAGGTCAGAACGACCAATCTGGATCAATGTCTACAAACACTTTTCCGCTGATCTGATCTGGCCTCGCGGGTTGCCGCTTGATCAAATCCGGGAACCTTCGGTTGTTTCCGATGCGCCGTCTTCCGCGTTGAATCGGGCCGCACGCGAGTCCGGGAAACTGTGGGCTCCCATTCAACAGGGACTGGCCGATGGTGCGCCTGACGTGGACGCCATCTGGCGTTTGGTTCTCGACCGAGAATTTGAGTTCGGTTCGGGCGGACAAAGCGTCATGTTGACGCCAGGACAATGGTGCCCGTTCAATACACAATCGACTTGGTGGTGGCCCGCTGTCTATCCATTGTTGTATGTGCCCAGCTACTGTTCCTTTCGGATGTGCGATATCTGGAAAAGCTTCGTCGCACAGCGTTGCCTGTGGGAACTGGGGACGGGAGTGGTCTTTCATGCGTCGGAAGTCGTTCAAGAGCGAAACCCGCATAACCTGACGCGAGACTTTCAGGATGAGATCCCGGGCTACCTGCAAAATCACGAATTTGCGACGGTGTTGGAATCCGTTGACCTGGACTGCAAACAGACGAGCGTCGGGAGCAATCTGAGAGCTTGTTACGCTGCGCTGATCGCCGCCAACATCTTTCCGGAGAAAGAGATGCCCCTGATTGATGCTTGGCTGGAGGACGTGGCGTCGGCGGTCGGAAGTCAAGCCTGCCGGTAA
- a CDS encoding glycosyltransferase family 2 protein, which produces MLLPRVSKPGRVPLPPLDQQPLVSIIVPSFNQGCFIGDTIRSILDQDYRPLEIYVIDGASTDNTVEVLEGFADVPELDWISEPDKGVVEAVNKGFAKVTGQVIGIQSSDDMYLPGAVRTMVDALRQRPNHGLVYGDIETVDAGGTVTAKRVIRPYSIRDFLCKQTWIPQPSAFFRREMLDVCGGWDERYFNADTELWLRMAFRTNVEKIDNYIAQRRMHEDQRDNQKAVIVDAYRRMLQDSPDIKQASPDIRRAARAGVFLHAIRYNASGSTLRASLYLWRALLADPSLWENYNRSLLLVPGWAQFRGALSAVKQRLLRKSAHER; this is translated from the coding sequence ATGCTATTACCGAGAGTCTCCAAGCCGGGACGTGTGCCGCTACCGCCACTGGATCAGCAGCCGCTGGTTTCGATCATCGTCCCTAGTTTCAACCAAGGATGTTTTATTGGTGACACGATTCGGTCGATTCTTGATCAAGACTATCGGCCCTTAGAAATCTACGTCATCGACGGCGCTTCAACAGACAATACGGTCGAAGTCCTGGAGGGCTTCGCAGACGTGCCCGAACTCGATTGGATTTCCGAGCCGGATAAGGGAGTCGTCGAAGCGGTCAACAAAGGGTTTGCGAAAGTGACCGGTCAGGTGATCGGGATTCAAAGCTCTGACGACATGTACTTGCCCGGCGCAGTGCGAACGATGGTCGATGCGCTGCGTCAACGGCCAAACCACGGCTTGGTCTATGGTGACATCGAAACCGTTGATGCCGGCGGGACGGTGACGGCCAAAAGGGTGATTCGCCCCTATTCGATTCGCGATTTTCTTTGCAAACAAACTTGGATCCCCCAGCCGTCTGCCTTTTTTCGCCGCGAAATGCTTGACGTCTGCGGGGGCTGGGACGAACGATATTTCAACGCCGATACCGAGTTGTGGCTCAGGATGGCCTTTCGGACGAACGTCGAAAAGATCGACAACTACATTGCCCAACGAAGAATGCATGAAGACCAACGGGACAATCAAAAAGCAGTGATCGTGGATGCCTATCGGCGCATGCTGCAAGACTCTCCTGACATCAAACAGGCTAGCCCGGATATCCGGCGTGCGGCCAGGGCGGGAGTCTTCTTGCACGCGATACGATACAACGCCAGCGGGTCAACCTTGAGAGCCTCTCTGTACCTGTGGCGAGCTCTGTTGGCGGACCCTTCACTTTGGGAAAATTACAATAGGTCGCTTCTGCTGGTTCCGGGGTGGGCGCAATTTCGGGGTGCCTTGTCGGCTGTCAAACAGCGATTGCTTAGGAAGTCAGCCCATGAACGGTGA
- a CDS encoding glycosyltransferase, which yields MNGESVERLLVTVVVPARNEEERIGDCLRALENQSLPRQQYEIVVVDNGSTDGTRAAVARSTARLLEEPKPSAYHARNLAIRSTDSEWLAFTDADCIPHRDWLENLLASASINDAWIVGGLTRYDIVNDNLGNRLLCETHQPDQLRETIESYHCVAGGNMFVRRAAFEQLGLFRVVRSGSDIEFSKRLAAAGFPSVFAENAVVRHQCDLSNWEYLRRSYRIRYGQRTHSKKSSGILAALAHLKQLPWRPGLRAATQVATKHETKDGGRFWAEWLYRWANRWAGFLGEWQASIQNPIASSDVKSDVGSPRITD from the coding sequence ATGAACGGTGAATCCGTTGAACGTTTGCTGGTCACGGTTGTCGTTCCGGCAAGAAACGAAGAAGAACGGATTGGCGATTGCTTGCGAGCGTTGGAAAACCAATCCCTGCCACGTCAACAGTATGAAATCGTTGTTGTCGACAACGGATCCACCGACGGCACCCGGGCGGCCGTCGCACGCTCCACCGCGCGGTTGTTAGAGGAACCAAAACCCTCGGCCTACCATGCCAGGAATCTGGCGATCCGAAGTACGGACAGTGAGTGGCTCGCTTTTACGGATGCCGATTGCATTCCCCATCGGGATTGGCTGGAGAATCTGCTGGCCTCGGCGAGTATAAATGATGCGTGGATCGTGGGTGGCCTGACCCGCTACGACATCGTCAACGACAATTTGGGGAATCGCCTCCTGTGCGAGACGCATCAACCCGACCAGCTTCGCGAAACCATTGAATCCTATCACTGCGTTGCAGGCGGCAACATGTTCGTTCGCCGCGCGGCGTTTGAACAACTGGGACTTTTTCGTGTCGTCAGATCCGGTTCTGATATCGAGTTTTCGAAGCGTCTGGCGGCGGCAGGGTTTCCGAGTGTTTTTGCCGAGAACGCGGTCGTACGTCATCAATGCGACTTGAGCAATTGGGAGTACCTGAGGCGTTCCTACCGAATCCGTTACGGGCAACGCACCCATTCGAAAAAGTCGAGCGGAATTCTCGCTGCCCTCGCCCACCTCAAGCAACTTCCCTGGCGGCCAGGCCTGAGAGCGGCGACGCAAGTTGCCACCAAACACGAAACAAAAGACGGTGGTCGTTTCTGGGCGGAATGGTTGTACAGATGGGCGAATCGATGGGCCGGGTTTCTCGGTGAGTGGCAGGCATCGATTCAAAATCCAATTGCATCATCTGATGTCAAATCGGACGTCGGTTCACCAAGGATCACGGACTAA
- a CDS encoding glycosyltransferase family 2 protein, translating to MPNRLVSTIIPVFNRPEMLKSAVESVLAQTYRPIEILIADDGSTDETPNVAAQLVSAHPDVIHYRRHENAGPGPSRELGRCMARGEFVQYLDSDDRLLPNKFNDQVAALDEHPECEIAYGVTRLVDRDGAILADPFKWTARVMPELFPGLLVDRWWCTHTPLYRRSLTNEIGSWCDMRWSQDWEYDARIGARRAKLVHCGSHVSEHVHHDGVRQTSSAAWTTDPARLANRVRLLNALWDGAKRAGVPESAPERQHFARWCFSIARQCATQGMKAETDRCLELADESSGTIHAGGKGVGLFRLLTKMIGTRPAGRLARAVETLRSSSSSDATMDQSFSNQVGP from the coding sequence ATGCCTAATCGACTTGTCAGCACGATTATTCCTGTTTTCAATCGGCCCGAGATGTTGAAGTCAGCCGTTGAGAGTGTCCTGGCACAAACGTATCGGCCGATCGAGATCTTGATTGCCGACGATGGATCGACCGATGAAACGCCAAACGTCGCCGCGCAACTGGTCAGCGCCCATCCGGACGTGATCCACTATCGACGGCACGAGAATGCAGGCCCCGGCCCGTCGCGTGAGTTGGGGCGTTGCATGGCGCGAGGTGAATTCGTGCAATACCTCGACAGCGATGACCGTTTATTGCCGAATAAATTCAACGATCAAGTTGCCGCCCTGGACGAACACCCCGAATGTGAGATCGCCTACGGAGTGACCCGGCTGGTTGACCGGGACGGTGCAATCCTGGCCGATCCATTCAAGTGGACGGCGCGAGTGATGCCGGAACTGTTTCCCGGATTGTTGGTCGACCGCTGGTGGTGCACCCACACGCCGCTCTATCGTCGTTCGCTGACCAACGAAATCGGATCTTGGTGCGACATGCGCTGGAGTCAAGACTGGGAATACGATGCCCGAATCGGCGCACGGCGTGCGAAGCTTGTGCATTGCGGATCGCATGTGAGCGAACATGTCCATCATGATGGCGTTCGTCAAACCTCCTCGGCGGCTTGGACCACCGACCCGGCACGACTGGCGAATCGAGTCCGATTGCTCAATGCGCTGTGGGATGGTGCGAAGCGAGCCGGCGTACCGGAATCCGCTCCCGAGCGACAACATTTTGCCAGATGGTGTTTTTCGATCGCACGACAATGTGCGACGCAGGGAATGAAAGCGGAAACCGATCGTTGCTTGGAATTGGCAGACGAATCATCCGGGACGATCCACGCCGGTGGTAAAGGAGTCGGACTGTTTCGTTTGTTGACGAAAATGATCGGTACACGCCCGGCCGGTCGGCTTGCCCGGGCGGTTGAGACGTTGCGTTCCTCCTCGTCATCCGATGCGACGATGGACCAGTCGTTTTCCAACCAGGTCGGTCCGTGA
- a CDS encoding O-fucosyltransferase family protein, whose translation MSQPLYYVHDVGGMCNRIFPFAHLIATSVVTDRPLANPTFTKYEHYFVGTNENQRDAFWENAGIRAPQLKLSNWRGRFKLARRLNASRVQVRSENELLDVEGLRTGGKLDEVRWISALYAIDNSAFAQQAALIKSCFRPVPEIERSANDCVDRLRRHCDVVIGVHIRQGDYAGHSGGMMFFETSEYRELMDQAVATWHDQSVGFLICSNVPQPDDSFDGLTWQMGPGSEIADLTALSMCDFLIGPPSTFSEWASYVGAVPRFVWNRKYEQMYQVLTKPLTKENFVVHGGRGFGKFSSRISNSLSER comes from the coding sequence GTGAGTCAACCGTTGTATTACGTCCACGACGTTGGCGGCATGTGCAATCGCATTTTCCCGTTCGCGCATCTGATCGCAACCAGCGTGGTCACTGACAGACCGCTCGCCAATCCGACTTTTACAAAGTACGAGCACTACTTCGTTGGAACAAACGAAAACCAACGCGATGCGTTCTGGGAGAACGCCGGGATCCGCGCTCCACAGCTGAAACTGTCGAACTGGCGGGGTCGGTTCAAACTGGCTCGCCGGCTGAATGCTTCTCGCGTGCAGGTGCGGAGCGAAAATGAATTGCTGGATGTAGAAGGCCTACGAACTGGCGGAAAACTGGATGAAGTTCGCTGGATTTCCGCCCTTTACGCAATCGACAATTCAGCATTTGCTCAACAAGCTGCATTGATCAAAAGTTGCTTTCGCCCCGTCCCCGAAATCGAGCGATCGGCAAACGACTGCGTCGATCGACTCCGGCGACACTGTGATGTGGTCATCGGCGTTCACATCCGACAAGGAGATTACGCCGGCCACAGTGGTGGGATGATGTTTTTTGAAACCTCCGAGTATCGGGAATTGATGGACCAAGCCGTGGCGACCTGGCACGACCAGTCGGTTGGCTTTCTGATTTGTTCCAACGTGCCTCAACCCGATGACTCGTTTGATGGGCTGACCTGGCAAATGGGTCCCGGATCAGAAATCGCAGATTTGACGGCGCTGTCCATGTGCGATTTCCTGATCGGGCCGCCAAGCACGTTTTCGGAATGGGCATCGTACGTCGGCGCGGTACCGCGATTCGTTTGGAATCGCAAATATGAGCAGATGTATCAAGTCCTCACCAAACCGCTGACAAAAGAAAATTTCGTCGTTCATGGCGGCCGAGGCTTCGGGAAGTTCTCGTCCAGAATCAGCAACTCACTTTCTGAACGCTAG
- a CDS encoding FkbM family methyltransferase has product MSIKRAIAAVPFLKRMLVPLYDRMRGLPPLDVGEIDEDTLRRAIDKPNPTILEIGANDGMHTVWFRKIFPDATIHCFEPDARAIQRFHERVGKDAPGIFLHQSAVGPINGDVTFYPSDSCNTAERESLWDCSGSLKQPTGHLDVHPEIAFADPITIPSVRLDDWRVKHGVGMIDFIWMDVQGAELDVFSSAASTLESTRYLYTEYVVEPLYKDQPTLTGLVAALPSFRIVKRYRNDILLKNRSLAQ; this is encoded by the coding sequence ATGTCGATCAAGAGGGCAATCGCCGCCGTTCCGTTTCTCAAGCGGATGCTTGTGCCGCTATACGATCGTATGCGAGGTTTGCCGCCGTTGGACGTCGGCGAAATTGATGAGGACACGCTTCGGCGTGCGATCGACAAACCAAATCCGACCATTTTGGAGATCGGTGCAAACGACGGCATGCACACCGTCTGGTTCCGCAAAATATTCCCTGATGCCACGATCCACTGCTTCGAACCCGACGCCCGAGCGATCCAGCGGTTTCATGAACGCGTCGGCAAGGACGCTCCGGGAATTTTTCTTCATCAATCGGCAGTGGGACCGATCAACGGCGATGTCACATTCTATCCAAGCGACAGTTGCAACACGGCAGAAAGAGAATCATTGTGGGATTGCTCGGGGTCATTAAAGCAACCCACCGGTCACTTGGACGTGCACCCAGAAATTGCGTTTGCCGATCCGATCACGATTCCGTCGGTCCGTCTCGATGACTGGCGAGTAAAACATGGCGTCGGGATGATCGATTTTATCTGGATGGATGTGCAGGGCGCCGAGTTAGACGTGTTTTCATCGGCAGCTTCGACTTTGGAATCGACGCGTTATCTGTATACAGAGTACGTCGTCGAGCCATTGTACAAAGACCAACCGACCCTGACGGGATTGGTCGCCGCCCTTCCGTCGTTTCGAATCGTCAAACGGTATCGAAATGACATTCTTCTAAAAAACAGATCGCTTGCTCAATAG
- a CDS encoding FkbM family methyltransferase gives MKNTLRQLAKRTPFYSAYQRYRQEQLRLTTIKQLKSWDAEDEQRKAFYSNFVQPGSIVFDVGANLGNRAKVFLALGAKTIGVEPQPYCQEVLRQGLANKDGFHLESCALGTEPGEAEMFVSSAHTISSMSKEWIQDVKESGRFAEHNWDQTIRVPVKTMDDMIDQYGTPAFVKVDVEGFELAVVSGLSKPVGAISLEFVPEHLENTLQCVDRLAAIAPTKFRYSLWDNMEWGMEDWVGADQIKHILTQLDNDKWGDLFARTTA, from the coding sequence ATGAAAAACACCCTGAGACAACTTGCAAAGCGAACTCCGTTTTATTCAGCCTATCAGCGGTACCGCCAAGAACAGCTGCGCCTTACCACAATCAAGCAACTTAAGAGTTGGGACGCCGAAGACGAACAGCGCAAGGCGTTCTATTCGAATTTCGTCCAACCGGGTTCAATCGTCTTTGACGTTGGCGCCAACCTTGGAAACCGCGCCAAAGTGTTTCTTGCCCTTGGAGCGAAAACGATCGGGGTCGAACCGCAGCCTTATTGCCAAGAAGTTTTGCGGCAAGGCTTAGCGAACAAAGATGGCTTCCACCTCGAGTCTTGTGCATTGGGAACAGAGCCCGGGGAGGCGGAGATGTTTGTCAGCTCCGCTCACACGATCTCGTCGATGTCAAAAGAGTGGATCCAGGATGTGAAAGAGAGCGGCCGTTTCGCAGAACACAATTGGGATCAAACCATTCGTGTCCCCGTCAAGACGATGGATGACATGATTGATCAGTACGGGACGCCGGCTTTCGTCAAAGTCGATGTCGAAGGGTTTGAGTTGGCGGTTGTCTCGGGACTCAGCAAACCGGTCGGTGCAATCTCGCTGGAATTCGTTCCCGAACACCTGGAAAACACCCTGCAATGCGTCGACCGGCTCGCGGCAATTGCCCCGACTAAGTTTCGGTACAGCCTGTGGGACAATATGGAATGGGGGATGGAAGATTGGGTCGGTGCTGATCAGATCAAGCACATTCTGACGCAACTTGACAACGACAAATGGGGGGACCTTTTTGCCCGCACGACCGCGTGA
- a CDS encoding beta strand repeat-containing protein: MHESLENRNLLAASIFLANNGFLRVIGDSTAADQIAVSFNAAENQYTISNDAPISVVAFNGASDVDGNSGDNSATLDVDDFTVAMNRLRFELRGGNDSVEVNGFSLNGEGIQVVDGAGTDSVDINAPIGTGANPAAFAIIDAESLETGSDIFTGVLGINISAPTTLSGDTGLNSTGTISLNDTVDGGWDVSVDGTQVTVSADIGGTTPVAGFTANATSTQVAIGSLGTPVMVNATGNVSLTGVTNANVSGDLTAGGNLSLASASNRLTSAGSIVLASGGTIDLDGPVAGNGGTPNLRLTTPTGAIDANDAISNIAALEINDGAMGVGADTVTLGGAITAESIDIRATTQVNSDTVESSVGGIAIHSPQINLNQGGPGAVRVAGPTTIVLDGSVDASGRDLNIEEGTSLDVSGIITAAQLQIASTAPFATVSLQGGANTTGFSITGTAISVGGDISSSVDNGSFQGPVTVVNDVAISSADILFLDSDINSDAGNRTLELSAENQLSMLGGAEVGTGTPFGNVNLGAGGDLTLNAVTAQDTATIRGGRISATDTIMADIVELLPFVPTEDLEVYNQSSAPGTAVNAIDLSILGTVAPASELRIGNGDTGTVTFFNDNSTQTTLDLSSIPLTTATADNISVQEKINAGANDLTMRAGATLAWTGLGSVTAAGTLTIEQTDISGNLVVNGPMRDIGDAVVWSPGLDVVVDGNGGNVEFTSEVGGDTLGSLTVSDTNLLSLNHPTSASFTNGIDITAVGVNVNGGLVSRLGDVTIDGDLNQTGPTELVAGNGQSVEIDGNVNGGGERVRVRSFVRTAGLDTVTLGNITNASDVLLSQSPATTANLGGADVTGGISVRAATINTQGVFTAQDGNLHFLGNLVLAGNTALNHESATNNVFIVQGTIDGAFDLDVDSLNAQFSMTGEVGGTTALANLIIETTNAGANTFQPITVVGNFEWTAGGRIIIRADITAGTMIDITSTGGTVQLRNGATLNAPIVNVTP, translated from the coding sequence TTGCATGAATCACTCGAAAACCGCAATCTGCTGGCGGCGAGTATCTTTTTGGCGAACAACGGGTTCCTTCGTGTGATCGGTGATTCAACGGCTGCCGACCAGATCGCGGTTTCCTTCAATGCGGCTGAAAATCAGTACACGATTTCAAACGATGCACCCATTTCCGTCGTTGCCTTCAACGGTGCTTCGGATGTCGACGGCAACTCCGGCGACAACTCGGCGACGCTGGACGTCGATGACTTCACGGTTGCCATGAACCGGTTGCGTTTCGAGCTTCGCGGCGGAAACGATTCGGTGGAAGTCAACGGATTCAGTTTGAACGGAGAAGGGATTCAAGTCGTCGACGGGGCGGGGACTGATAGCGTCGACATCAATGCCCCGATCGGGACGGGAGCGAATCCGGCGGCGTTCGCCATTATCGATGCAGAGTCGTTGGAAACGGGCAGTGACATTTTCACGGGCGTTTTGGGGATCAATATTTCGGCACCAACAACGTTGTCGGGTGATACGGGGCTAAACTCGACCGGAACGATCTCGCTGAACGATACGGTCGACGGCGGATGGGACGTTTCGGTCGATGGAACGCAGGTGACGGTGTCGGCCGACATTGGTGGCACAACGCCGGTTGCCGGATTCACTGCCAACGCGACTTCAACTCAGGTGGCTATCGGTTCGTTGGGCACGCCGGTGATGGTCAATGCCACCGGCAACGTCTCGCTGACTGGAGTGACCAACGCCAATGTGTCCGGAGATCTCACTGCCGGCGGAAACCTCTCCTTGGCCTCCGCGTCCAACCGCTTGACCTCGGCGGGTTCGATCGTGCTTGCCTCTGGCGGGACGATCGATTTGGACGGCCCCGTTGCCGGCAACGGGGGAACGCCGAATCTGCGTTTGACAACGCCCACCGGTGCGATCGATGCGAACGACGCCATCAGCAATATTGCGGCGTTGGAGATCAACGATGGGGCAATGGGGGTTGGCGCGGACACCGTTACTTTGGGTGGCGCGATAACCGCGGAATCGATTGACATTCGCGCCACGACCCAGGTCAATTCAGACACGGTGGAGTCAAGTGTCGGCGGAATCGCCATCCACAGCCCTCAAATTAACCTCAATCAAGGCGGACCGGGGGCGGTTCGTGTCGCCGGCCCCACGACCATTGTTCTTGATGGATCGGTCGACGCGAGCGGTCGCGATTTGAATATCGAGGAGGGAACGTCCCTCGACGTTTCAGGCATCATCACAGCCGCTCAGCTTCAGATCGCAAGCACCGCGCCCTTTGCGACAGTCTCACTCCAAGGCGGAGCGAACACGACCGGCTTTAGTATTACCGGAACGGCGATTTCGGTCGGCGGGGACATCTCTTCCAGCGTCGACAATGGCTCTTTCCAGGGTCCCGTCACGGTGGTCAATGACGTGGCGATTTCGTCGGCGGACATCCTCTTTTTGGACAGCGATATCAACTCCGACGCCGGCAATCGCACGCTCGAATTGAGCGCCGAAAACCAGCTATCGATGCTCGGTGGTGCCGAGGTCGGCACGGGGACTCCGTTCGGCAATGTCAACCTTGGCGCGGGTGGGGATTTGACTCTCAACGCGGTAACCGCACAAGACACCGCGACGATTCGCGGGGGGCGAATCAGCGCGACGGACACGATCATGGCGGACATCGTCGAGTTGTTGCCTTTCGTTCCGACGGAAGACCTGGAGGTCTACAATCAGAGTTCAGCGCCCGGAACAGCAGTCAATGCGATTGACCTGTCGATTTTGGGAACCGTCGCCCCAGCATCCGAGTTGCGGATTGGCAACGGTGACACCGGCACTGTCACTTTCTTCAACGACAACTCGACTCAGACGACGCTGGACCTTTCTTCCATTCCATTGACGACCGCGACGGCGGACAACATCTCGGTGCAAGAGAAGATCAACGCGGGGGCAAACGATCTGACAATGCGGGCGGGAGCTACCCTGGCGTGGACGGGACTGGGGAGCGTGACGGCGGCTGGAACGCTGACCATCGAGCAAACGGACATCAGCGGCAACCTGGTCGTCAACGGCCCGATGCGCGACATCGGCGACGCCGTTGTCTGGAGCCCTGGATTGGACGTCGTTGTTGACGGCAATGGCGGAAACGTCGAATTTACGTCCGAAGTTGGAGGCGATACCCTTGGCAGCCTGACGGTTTCCGACACCAATCTCCTCTCTCTGAACCATCCGACCTCAGCATCGTTCACAAATGGAATCGATATCACGGCGGTCGGCGTGAACGTCAACGGAGGCTTGGTCAGCCGACTCGGTGATGTCACGATCGACGGTGACTTGAATCAAACCGGGCCCACGGAACTTGTCGCCGGAAACGGTCAGTCGGTGGAGATCGACGGGAACGTCAATGGAGGTGGCGAACGGGTTCGCGTCAGAAGCTTTGTCCGCACAGCAGGCTTGGATACCGTGACGCTCGGCAACATTACCAATGCGTCAGATGTGCTGCTCAGCCAGTCGCCCGCGACGACGGCCAATCTTGGTGGCGCCGACGTGACCGGAGGGATCAGTGTCCGTGCGGCGACGATCAACACGCAGGGAGTGTTTACCGCCCAAGACGGCAACTTGCACTTCCTCGGCAACCTGGTGCTGGCAGGAAACACCGCGTTGAATCACGAGTCGGCGACCAACAACGTCTTCATTGTTCAAGGGACAATCGACGGCGCGTTCGACTTGGACGTGGACAGCTTGAATGCTCAATTCTCGATGACCGGCGAAGTGGGAGGCACCACCGCCCTGGCAAACCTGATCATCGAGACGACCAATGCCGGTGCGAACACGTTCCAACCGATTACGGTCGTTGGCAATTTCGAATGGACTGCCGGCGGTCGAATCATCATTCGTGCAGACATCACCGCGGGCACGATGATCGACATCACATCGACCGGCGGAACCGTCCAGCTTCGAAACGGAGCCACGCTCAACGCCCCGATCGTCAACGTGACCCCTTAA